One Neoarius graeffei isolate fNeoGra1 chromosome 16, fNeoGra1.pri, whole genome shotgun sequence DNA segment encodes these proteins:
- the LOC132900524 gene encoding riboflavin transporter 2-like: MSLLTHVLACLFGMGSWVTICGLWVELPLIVPQVPEGWYLPSCLSILTQSANVGPLFVTLMHRFRPGKLNETAVIYFIISFGTLSSLLLAFVWKETVVIQGVERSIYFLILTFFIATVDCTSSVTFLPFMMQLKPEYLTTYYVGEGLSGLIPAVVALIQGVGVMQCVNSTQNFSPNETINGSLDSTNYLIPHYLPANFSAQAFFIFLAAMMFVTLVAFLLLNKLPTVAQEHSISLKSQGAMRKSDFVEEKKSPEQKPMMNSRNGIQKFSGMFGKGTYTRAQIVYIFINLAWVNALTNSVLPSVQSYSCLPYGNHAYHWSATMASLANPVTCFIAMFYTQRSLVLMGFLTAFGSVIGIYIMVMAVLSPCPLLVNDISGAILIVAAWTCFILILSYVKVIVAVILRDEGHSALVWCGAVVQLGSLLGSVIMFPLINVFDVFSSGDPCNTRC, translated from the exons ATGTCCCTCCTCACTCACGTCTTAGCCTGCCTGTTTGGAATGGGCTCCTGGGTGACCATTTGTGGACTTTGGGTTGAGCTGCCCCTCATTGTCCCTCAGGTGCCTGAAGGCTGGTACCTTCCCTCCTGTCTCTCCATCCTGACCCAGAGTGCTAATGTTGGTCCTCTGTTTGTCACCCTGATGCACCGATTCCGACCAGGAAAGCTCAATGAAACTGCTGTGATCTACTTCATTATTAGTTTTGGGACCCTCTCAAGCCTCCTCTTAGCTTTCGTCTGGAAGGAGACAGTTGTTATTCAAGGAGTTGAGCGTAGCATTTATTTCCTGATCCTGACCTTCTTCATCGCCACTGTGGACTGCACCTCGTCAGTTACTTTCCTACCATTCATGATGCAGCTCAAGCCAGAGTATCTCACCACTTATTATGTAGGTGAAGGTTTGAGTGGACTGATCCCGGCTGTAGTGGCTCTGATTCAAGGAGTAGGTGTCATGCAATGTGTCAATAGCACCCAAAACTTCAGTCCCAATGAAACAATAAATGGATCTTTGGACTCAACTAATTACCTCATACCGCACTACTTACCAGCCAACTTTTCAGCTCAGGCTTTCTTTATCTTCCTGGCAGCAATGATGTTTGTCACCTTAGTGGCCTTCCTGCTTTTGAACAAACTCCCAACAGTAGCTCAAGAGCACTCAATCAGCCTCAAATCCCAAGGTGCTATGAGAAAGTCGGACTTTGTGGAGGAAAAGAAAAGTCCTGAACAGAAGCCCATGATGAATTCTCGAAATGGCATCCAGAAGTTCAGTGGGATGTTTGGAAAGGGAACCTACACACGGGCACAAATTGTGTACATCTTCATCAACTTGGCCTGGGTGAATGCTCTGACCAATTCAGTGTTACCATCTGTTCAGTCCTACTCGTGTCTGCCTTATGGAAACCATGCTTATCATTGGTCTGCTACTATGGCCTCCTTAGCAAACCCAGTGACCTGCTTCATTGCCATGTTTTACACTCAAAG GTCATTGGTGCTGATGGGCTTTCTGACTGCTTTTGGCTCGGTTATTGGCATTTATATCATGGTCATGGCAGTGCTGAGTCCCTGTCCACTTCTGGTCAATGACATTTCTGGAGCCATTCTAATA GTGGCAGCTTGGACATGTTTTATCCTCATACTGTCCTATGTGAAGGTGATCGTCGCCGTGATCTTGCGTGATGAAGGTCATAGCGCTCTCGTATGGTGTGGTGCAGTAGTCCAGTTGGGCTCACTGTTGGGATCTGTGATCATGTTCCCTTTAATCAATGTGTTCGACGTTTTCTCTTCAGGAGACCCATGTAACACTAGGTGCTAA